AACAAAGTGGTCTCTGTAGGAAGTTCTGCCTCATATTTTGAGTTAGTCACCGCTTATTTCACTGGTACGTTTATTTGAAATGTCAGGATTTGATGGAGTGGTGTCTAAATTAGTGTTTGAGTTTGTGATTTGCACACGAAAGCATGTACTGTAACAAAATGTTAGCATAATCCTGAGGGTTTGTTTTGCTTCAAAAGCTGGATTTATACCCCAGCAGGATTAGCATGTTAGTTTGATGTCTCAGATTCATTCAGTTTACTTCTCAGGCATTACATCAGTTTCACATTAACTATTAGTCATATTATTTAAAAGCTTCGTTATAGATGAAGTGGTctggtttgtttgttctgtttttagaaattaaaattgtaatttgcattacatttcctttttttttttctgcaagaTCACTCTTACTACACGTGCATACTTTTTTCCACTACTGACGTGTATTTTGTTTTCCACAGTTcatttgtttgacttttgaagctttttattaaaaaaaggctCTTGGTTTActcttgtctttttgttttaaatcaatatatGCCTGATTTAACAAATAAGGCAGCAATTAAACTCATCTTGGTCTTTAACGGGCTCTCAAAACAAAGTGACAAGACAAATTTCCATAAATTACTTTTATTAAATAGACGCATTGATGTGCTTTAGACTGGCCTCTAGATGGCGCCATTTCCGCAGATTCAACTCTTTCCCCGGGCACGTCGACACCACCGACTTCAAAAAACTATTGTGATTATATTTTTGTCCGGGTATAATATCAGTGTGCAGGgtactgtaaataaaataaacatcgGATGTAGATGGTTTCCAGCATATCTCAATTCCACGTAGAAttacaaattaaataaataggGCTAATACGCATGAATGTCAATATGGCATTTTAGTGGTTCTGTAAAACATGCTAAAAGACAGTATCGGTTGTTCACTCAACACAGGAGTCCCCAAGTTGCCCCCATCTCAGTACAAACCTATATATTTATAAAGTAGGAACAAGAGTCATTGGTGATATTTACAACCTAAACAAGCAgtctgaaaaccccacagtagTTATTTCTTATTCCTTGCTAACAATAAAGTTGACAGGTCTCTACCAGAAGTGGGGCTCGAACCCACGTGGACGTTCGTCCATTGGATCTTAAGTCCAAcgccttaaccactcggccaTTCTGGTACGAAAGGCCTTCCTGTGATGTCATAAAAGGCCACGTGCCCATTGGCGGCGATACCCTGCAACCACCCAACGCGTGAGAAAGACGGTGATGGTCCATGGCTTGGAATTTCCCAGCAGAAAGTtaccgaaacacacacacacgcacacacacacacacacacaaacctgtacaaAGAACCACACTGACCAGACTCTTCTCTTAAATGGCTATTGTTGCTTGGTTACAACAAACAGCCTTGGACAAATGTTCTGTATTCGGCTTGAATTGGATGTTCCTGACTATGATTGGTTATCCACCTCTGTCGGTGAGGCTAAGGAAAAGTCGGGATTGGGCAAGAATCCCCCTGCTGATAACACAACTGCCAACAGTTGGTTGCATCAATGAGTTACATTTTTTGATCCTCCCTCAAACAACCACAAAGTTACCGTGGTGTTTCTCAAGACACGTTAAGCAATGCCGCCGCTCTGCCTCACCTCCAGGGAGCTAAAGCCGTCGCAACACTGAGAACGAAGGGTTCATTAATGTAATAACTTACGAAAGACTATTACGTtgaaacaggagctgcaggggagAAAAGGTGACGGGTGTCCTAACAGTGGCCTTGCGAAGCCGCAGCAGCCATCAGGAAGTGCAACACCACATCTCCTGTCTTTATGTGTGGTTTGAGATGGTGTTTATATGCAGAGTGAAACATAGAGGCTGATAAATACAGCTGAACATACGCATTTACATACGCACACACCCGTCTCGCTGCTTATGCGCAGCAAGGGAAGCAACAGCAAAAGAGCTTCTTGCACGGATGGCTTCTCTTGTATCTCACAGCCTTCCTCACATGAACTTGGGCCTTGGCCACATAATCCTTAGTCAGCAGCATGTTCGCTTCGATGTTGTCCAGTTTGTAGccctgctcctccaccaggtgAGCCATCTGGAAGAAAAGCTCTTGGATTTCCCTGATTCggctctccagctccagcagctccttatGCCGGCTCTCTATCTCGCTGAGCGCTGACTTGGCGCTCCTCCCCTCCAGCAGGACGTTGTCAGAGAACATGTTGACTTTGCCCGTCTCGATCATCTCTTCGATCTGCTCCTTGCTCAGCTCCTTTCCCATGATGTTGGCTTGCCTCTGGATGCGGGTCATACAGTTCTCCCTCTGGGCCATCTCAGCCTCGTTGTACTCATATATGATCTCGTAGAAAGTGGCGGTCAACGACTCGCACTGCAACTGCACCATGCGAGCCACAGCAGGAGAATTCTCTGGCTCCTTGCCTTGCTGCCTCAGTTTCTCCATACAAGCGTACAGGCCGTTGATCCTGTCCTTGATGTCCCGACGGAGCGCATTCGAGTCCCGTTTGATGCTGCTGATCCTCCTGACTGATGTGAGGAACCTGGTGTTCTGTTTCCCCAGACGCCTCACGTCCATTCGGAGCAGCTGCATCTCCTTCCTCAATGCCTGCACCTCTCTGTGAAGCCCGTTCATCGTCTCCTGGTCATCAAAGACGATTAACTGCTCCACTTGCTCCTCCACATCTTCGCCGCTTTGGTTCTCCTCAACCGTAAACTCATGGgctgggaggtcagaggtcagcagctcAAGCAGTCGGTCCCTCATTTCCCCTGTAAGAGGTGTCAGGAACTTTTGGATTgactgtggatttttttttctctaaattaAACAATCTATTAGAAATTGTAAAACAGCTACAAACCTTTTCAAATCTGCCCTAGATGCTGGTCAAATGACACCTAGAAGTTTTGCCCTGACTCTGGAGGTGTTCTTCCCTGTGGACCATCAGAGGGGCCCAACATTAAACTGACACCCagtcacccccacccccctttatCTCTTTCTGTGGCCAAATTTAGACTTCTTCTTAAACCTTTTAAATTCCTTCAGAGGAAGATGACGGGTCACTTCCTCAGCTGTGAGCGCCTTAATAGTCACTGATCACAAGGTGTGGACTCATGAATCGGTTATTTCCAagcatttctgttttatttttatctttaaaaacaacccaacagATAAATCACTCggggaaactttaaaatgtcGCCGCCTTGTGAGGATCGCGATTATAACGGCTTTAATACCgcctttatttaaccactctcGGTCCCGTCAGCGATTGTTTTAGGCCACGTAGTAAAATATAAACTACAAATACCTGATTTTTAGCGTTGCCACAGTTTCAAAACTTGTTCAGTTCTTTGCAGCAGCGGAGGCCACCACGCATTTGcgcatttcctctttttctgcgCCTTCTGTCACCCCGCTGGTGCGCGTTCTGCAGGAGGCATATCTCACACTGACTGATGCAGCCTGCAACAGGTACTGACTTGGACAATCACGCCTCTTGCTTCCACCCCACTACAGATTTTACACGCCGCTCTGCTTCTCTGGTCtgacagcaggaagcaggcgCGGCCAGCACCGTGCGCAAACACCGCAAGCGACTCTGGGCGATTACGCACAATTTTAATGGGTGTCAAGAACACCAATGTACTCATAATAAGGACAAACAATGCTTAAAAATGTTAGATTTTAGCGTATCGTATATGCTAATGCCTTCATCTCTAAGGAGTGAATGCTGTGTTTGTCAACAACGTtatattttaataattcatcatGCCTGGCTGGAGTCGTTTCGTATTGCAGATTTCATTCTTGGCATCAGAGGTCTTGGTTATTAGTAATAACATGGAAAACAGCCACAAAACATTCTCTTGAAAGGGTTGTTCTTATCAGACTCTCTGGCTTTGGCCAGCTGAGCCACGCCATCCTGGACGATCGATTCAGAGGCCTGGACACTGTTCTGGATGTTGTCCACAACAGCTCCCTGCTGCTCTACGAGAACAGCCACATCCAGGAAGAGCTCCTGGATGCCCTGGATCctccgctccagctccagcagctctctgtgtCGGTTCTCAATCTGCAGGAGAGCCGAGCGGGCGGTTTTGCCCTCCACCTGGGGGCAGAATACGTTCAACTCCCCattctccagcatctcctccagctcctctttggtGACCTCCTtgcccaccacctccaactgtctGTGGATCTGCTGTTTGCAGGCCTCCCTGTGGCTCATCTCTGCATCATTGTAGCTGAACATCACTTGCTGGAGAGCACTGCTGAGCCACTGGTACTGGGTTCGAGCAATGCGCGCTGTGGGGTCAGCGCTGCCGCGCTCAGCCTCAAGTTCCTCCCTGAGGCCATTCATCATCTGCAGGCGGTGCAGCACAGCTTCGCCCCTACGCTTCACATCCATCCCAATTTGGTTGGAGTCCCGTTTCGTGACGGTGGGGAACGAGGTCTTGTTCAAGATCTGGTAGTTGACATCTCTGAGCTCGCTGATGTCATTCTGGATCGCCTGGATCTCCAGACGTACCTGCTGGGCCTCCTGAAGGACGCTGTCCATGTGCTGGTCAGGGTTAGATGCTCCCGCTTCCTCACATTCTCCAAAGTTTTCCAGCTCCACTGTGCTGAACCCATCAGAGCTGCTCTGCACCTGATGGAGGTGCGTCAGTCTGTCTCTCAtagctgaaaataaaacaaaacacaaaggaaacagtTCTTACAGTAGATTCTCTGACTCAGTTAAGGTCAAATCTACTCTGAATACACATCCCACATTCAAGGTTCTATAAAGTGGCTTGATGTTATACAAATCTAGAGGATGAAAGTGCACACTGAGCTATTCCCTCCAGTTCTGAGTATCCTCTGAAAGTGATACATTTGGAGGCTCTCAATGCATCAGTCATACACGTGCAGCAACAGTGTCACACTTTAGAGTTCTTTTAAACATGTCTCTTGTTTCAGTTCTGGTTTCAAATTATTCTCAAACCCCCCGAATCTGCCGCTTCACTGCTGAAGattcctgcagctgtgagcgATTTAAATTTCCAGCTCCTTTGTGATATTTGGCAGGTTTTTCCCACCCATAATGCAATGTAACATCTTATTTGTCTGATAAAGTTTCACCTTTACTGTACCATATTAAATGTGTGGAGTACATAAAGCCTGCCTCAAATGTGGACGCTTTGCTCCTTTAAATCCTCTTTCTGCATAGATGAAACAGCACTGAGCAACAGATGAAATTAAACAGGTATGCCAGTTGTCATGGATATGTGGAGGAGGGGATTTCAGGAGAAGAAGTATGTTTAATCTCAATACAGGACCAACCAAACAAGTTTAAAAGGAGAAAACAGTGGGATTAAAAGTGTGTAAGCGTGTCTGTAAGGTGGCTATACAGCAAACAGGTTCTTGAGTTCAACACAATAGAAGAAATAGAAAAATTTAGGACTGGGTATTTGGTTCCTTTGTTGCTCTATATTCATAACTATCTAGACATGCTAGTATTTTTAAATTAGAATTATAATCTCTAGTAACATGAGGAACATTACTTACTTTATGGCAGCTACTGGTCAATGTTCCCTCTATCCTGAGCCGATAAAGGTGTTTCGGTCCAACCTGGAGTGGGAAATTTGTATTTCTGAATGATCGTCACCTGTTCAAGAGAAAACTGCCTGCATTCCTGTGTGTCACATGGAGGTGCGTGACGCACAGAGAGCCTCTTAAAGATCTGTATCATAGCAGCCATGGCTGATTTAAATTCTTCTCTAAGATGTAATCTTTTGGttttatcatattttattgGAGCAAAGGACACTATCTATTATGAACAATCATGGACTCCCTataggaaaaagaagaaaccaagAACTCACAGACAAGAGCCAAGCATCCCCTTGGCATTGATCTTTTGGAAGATCAAAAGGTAAAAGTCTCTCTGCAGAACATCCCTTAAATTTAATGAGCTTctcttggcccattatcaatattatttattatattatgtatTGTGACATTAAATTTAGAGTTTCAGAAAAAGCCCAATCGGCTTGCATGATGTGAAGGCACCAGCTGTGCATTCATAGTCTCGCTGAAACCATAAGCGGAAAAACCATCAGTCTATTTGTGTGTGGGAAGAAAGATGCACCAATCATGACAGTTTCCACAGCGGATATGTGATTACGAAATGCCATCAATGAATCATCGTGACTTTTTTGTTTCTCCCAAACCAAAAATGACGGTAAACATGATGCAACAATGCTTTATAACGTGAAGAAATATCGTAAACCTGCAGAAAAAACACGTATTTCACCAAGGGTTAAAGTAAAACGCGACATATAAAGTGTGTGGCGTTTATTGGCCGCTGGGTGGCGACAGCGAAACGTTCTGCCCATTCACACCGCAACGCTGATGTTTGTTGTTATAAAGATATAAAACCTGAATAAATCCTGCATTTTACCAGCAGCTGGGGACGAATCAttgaaacagaaaacaatgaATGAAGAATTAACTGCAGTTTGTGTAATGAATCTGATTATTAACTGTGCACAGAGTCGATGAACTTTGTGTCAGATCATATCTAAAAACACTTCATGTGT
Above is a genomic segment from Takifugu rubripes chromosome 2, fTakRub1.2, whole genome shotgun sequence containing:
- the stx11a gene encoding syntaxin-11a translates to MRDRLLELLTSDLPAHEFTVEENQSGEDVEEQVEQLIVFDDQETMNGLHREVQALRKEMQLLRMDVRRLGKQNTRFLTSVRRISSIKRDSNALRRDIKDRINGLYACMEKLRQQGKEPENSPAVARMVQLQCESLTATFYEIIYEYNEAEMAQRENCMTRIQRQANIMGKELSKEQIEEMIETGKVNMFSDNVLLEGRSAKSALSEIESRHKELLELESRIREIQELFFQMAHLVEEQGYKLDNIEANMLLTKDYVAKAQVHVRKAVRYKRSHPCKKLFCCCFPCCA
- the LOC101074772 gene encoding syntaxin-11-like, with the protein product MRDRLTHLHQVQSSSDGFSTVELENFGECEEAGASNPDQHMDSVLQEAQQVRLEIQAIQNDISELRDVNYQILNKTSFPTVTKRDSNQIGMDVKRRGEAVLHRLQMMNGLREELEAERGSADPTARIARTQYQWLSSALQQVMFSYNDAEMSHREACKQQIHRQLEVVGKEVTKEELEEMLENGELNVFCPQVEGKTARSALLQIENRHRELLELERRIQGIQELFLDVAVLVEQQGAVVDNIQNSVQASESIVQDGVAQLAKARESDKNNPFKRMFCGCFPCYY